The genomic segment CAATTTCATCTGAAATATCATGAGCTTCGTTTAAACTCAAAGTTTTATTAAACACCACATGATAACTCAAAAAATACCTATTTCCGCTCTGTCTTGATTTTACATCGTGCAAACTAAGCACCTCTTCTCTTTGCAAAATAAGTTGCACGACCTCACACAATATCTTTTCATCTATACTACCATCTAAAAGCATATAAGAACTTTGTTTTATCAACAAAAAAGCAGAATATATAATATAACAACTAGCTAAAATTCCAAATAAACTATCAAAAATATAAAGATTGGTAAAGCTTATAAATACAAAAGCTAACAAAACAGCAAGATTGGCAACAAGATCACCTTTATAGTGTTGCATATCTGTTTTTACAACCAAATTATCAGTCTTTTTAAAAGCATAATACAACAAAAAAACGATAATGGCTGTAAAAAACAATGAAAATAGCATAGCAAATATTGAAATTTCAATATCTAAATTATGATTGTTCTGAACGAGCTTCATTATACTTTGATAAAATAAAAATATTCCAATACAAGATATGATCAATCCTTGAGTAAAAGCTGCCAAACTCTCAAGCTTTGAGTATCCAAAATTAAAAGTAGAATCTGGACTTTGGGATGATTTTTTAAGAACAAATAAATTTAAAAAAGATACAAAACTATCAAAGAACGAATCAACAGCCGAATTAATAAGAAGTATAGAACTGCTTAAAAAACCGGCTACTATTTTGACAATAGCCGAAATCAAAGCTATAATAGAAGCTAAAAAAATCGCCTTTGTTTCAAGTTTCATTATATTTTTAAAAATTTATTTTGGCTAGAACAATGAAGCGATCCATTTTGACGAACAAAAACCAAAGAATTTACACCAATTATCTCCAAATTTGGTAGAGCATTTTTAAGTTTTTGTATAACAATATCATCGTTGTCATCATTATAAGTAGGAACTATAAGAGCATTGTTTATAAAAATAAAATTTGTATATGTACAACCTAGCCTCTTACCTTCAAAAAATTTTGCCTTTGGAATTGGTAGTGAGATTAGGTTAAA from the Campylobacter pinnipediorum subsp. pinnipediorum genome contains:
- a CDS encoding cation diffusion facilitator family transporter; the protein is MKLETKAIFLASIIALISAIVKIVAGFLSSSILLINSAVDSFFDSFVSFLNLFVLKKSSQSPDSTFNFGYSKLESLAAFTQGLIISCIGIFLFYQSIMKLVQNNHNLDIEISIFAMLFSLFFTAIIVFLLYYAFKKTDNLVVKTDMQHYKGDLVANLAVLLAFVFISFTNLYIFDSLFGILASCYIIYSAFLLIKQSSYMLLDGSIDEKILCEVVQLILQREEVLSLHDVKSRQSGNRYFLSYHVVFNKTLSLNEAHDISDEIENLIKEKFKFNWDIDVHFDYFDDSN